In a single window of the Candidatus Eisenbacteria bacterium genome:
- a CDS encoding class I SAM-dependent methyltransferase: protein MRRVTTGVIEAPPDRLRSCACTQAQLQSEVFQGWVTRIGERPLRMHRKIWEYCFIAQALHERGMLEPGRRGLGFAVGHEPMPSLFASFGCEIVATDVATEQARKAGWVETDQHADSLEALNRRGLCDPERFRRNVSFRFADMRAIPADLGSYDFVWSSCSLEHLGTMALGKRFVEQSMKHLKPGGVGVHTTEYNLGSNLFTLTRGSTVLFRKRDLREIAARVERLGGHVDLDFTEGDLPFDRVVDKPPYQHEVHLRLRVKAFVATSFGLIVEKASEPASP from the coding sequence ATGCGGCGGGTCACAACTGGAGTGATCGAAGCGCCACCCGACCGGCTGCGCTCCTGCGCCTGTACCCAGGCGCAGCTTCAGTCCGAGGTGTTCCAAGGCTGGGTCACGCGCATCGGTGAGCGCCCGCTGCGCATGCATCGGAAGATCTGGGAGTACTGCTTCATCGCCCAGGCGCTGCACGAGCGCGGCATGCTGGAGCCGGGACGCCGCGGGCTCGGATTCGCGGTCGGCCACGAGCCGATGCCGTCGCTGTTCGCGAGCTTCGGTTGCGAGATCGTCGCGACCGACGTGGCGACCGAGCAGGCGCGCAAGGCCGGCTGGGTGGAGACCGATCAGCATGCGGACTCACTCGAAGCGCTCAACCGCCGCGGCCTCTGCGACCCGGAACGGTTCCGCCGCAACGTCTCGTTTCGATTCGCCGACATGCGTGCGATCCCCGCGGATCTGGGGAGCTACGACTTCGTGTGGTCGTCGTGCTCGCTCGAACACCTCGGCACCATGGCGCTCGGCAAGCGCTTCGTCGAGCAATCGATGAAGCACTTGAAGCCGGGTGGCGTCGGCGTGCACACCACCGAGTACAACCTGGGCTCGAACCTGTTCACCCTCACGCGCGGCTCGACGGTGTTGTTTCGCAAGCGCGACCTGCGCGAGATCGCGGCGCGCGTGGAGCGGCTCGGTGGCCACGTCGACCTCGACTTCACCGAAGGCGACCTGCCGTTCGACCGCGTGGTGGACAAGCCCCCTTACCAGCACGAGGTCCATCTGCGCCTGCGGGTGAAGGCGTTCGTCGCGACCTCTTTCGGACTGATCGTCGAGAAGGCCTCCGAGCCGGCGAGCCCCTAG
- the argF gene encoding ornithine carbamoyltransferase: protein MNASPRHLIDLIGLDRDWVLARFAEADRLRAARGTARAPRPMAGRTAALVFHKPSLRTRVSFTVGMHELGGDVVDLSAVEVSETGRESLPDVARVLSSMVDLIVVRTFAHRIVRTLADHSSVPIINALTDFSHPCQVLSDLYTLWRNGRDLDALTIAWVGDGNNVLHSWLEAATLFGFTLQIGVPDGFEPDAGLFLEAERRGRLRRVRDPREAVRGADVVYTDTWTSMGHEADADWRRVAFAGYQVNDSLMALANPGALFMHCLPAHRGEEVTDSVMDGARSIVVEQAENRLHLQKALMVALAAAGAERATRSTGKAIASGPRALTPRVATRRAARVVEAVAASR from the coding sequence GTGAACGCTTCACCCCGCCATCTCATCGATCTCATCGGCCTCGACCGCGACTGGGTGCTCGCGCGGTTTGCGGAGGCCGATCGCCTGCGTGCCGCTCGCGGCACCGCTCGCGCACCACGGCCCATGGCGGGGCGTACCGCGGCACTCGTGTTCCACAAGCCGTCGCTGCGCACGCGTGTTTCGTTCACGGTCGGCATGCACGAACTGGGCGGTGACGTCGTGGACCTGAGTGCCGTCGAGGTGAGCGAGACCGGGCGCGAGAGTCTGCCCGACGTGGCACGAGTGCTTTCGAGCATGGTGGACCTGATCGTGGTGCGCACGTTTGCGCACCGCATCGTGCGAACGCTGGCCGACCACAGTTCGGTGCCCATCATCAATGCGCTCACCGACTTCTCGCATCCCTGTCAGGTGCTGTCGGATCTCTACACGCTGTGGCGCAACGGACGCGACCTCGACGCGCTGACGATCGCGTGGGTCGGCGACGGCAACAACGTGCTGCACTCGTGGCTCGAAGCCGCGACGTTGTTCGGCTTCACGTTGCAGATCGGCGTGCCCGATGGCTTCGAACCCGACGCCGGGCTGTTCCTCGAAGCCGAGCGGCGCGGGCGGCTGCGGCGTGTGCGCGATCCGCGCGAAGCGGTGCGCGGCGCCGACGTGGTCTACACCGACACCTGGACCAGCATGGGCCACGAAGCCGACGCCGACTGGCGGCGCGTGGCGTTCGCCGGCTATCAGGTCAACGACTCCCTCATGGCGCTCGCCAATCCCGGGGCGTTGTTCATGCACTGCCTGCCCGCGCATCGCGGCGAGGAAGTGACCGACTCGGTGATGGACGGCGCGCGCAGCATCGTGGTGGAACAGGCGGAGAACCGACTCCATCTGCAGAAGGCGCTGATGGTGGCGCTGGCCGCTGCGGGCGCGGAACGCGCGACCCGTTCGACGGGCAAGGCGATCGCGAGCGGCCCCCGGGCGCTGACTCCGCGCGTCGCGACCCGCAGAGCCGCACGAGTGGTCGAAGCCGTGGCCGCGAGCCGCTAG